From Salipiger profundus, a single genomic window includes:
- a CDS encoding cyclophilin-like fold protein, giving the protein MPRPILPTRRAVLAGGAAALILPATARAQSMRMQVSFDDQSVTYRLFDNPTVRDLVSMLPVELEIRDFSTNEKIVHMPRRLDEGGFEAFDDETPGDLCYFLGWGNLALFHDDYVFRDDLIRLGHIEGDVAPLLHKGTYPVRIQIL; this is encoded by the coding sequence ATGCCACGTCCCATCCTCCCGACCCGTCGCGCCGTTCTTGCCGGAGGCGCCGCCGCCCTGATCCTGCCGGCGACAGCCCGCGCACAATCCATGCGGATGCAGGTCAGCTTCGACGACCAGAGTGTGACCTACCGGCTGTTTGACAATCCGACGGTGCGCGATCTTGTTTCGATGCTGCCCGTCGAGCTCGAAATCCGCGACTTTTCGACCAACGAGAAGATCGTCCATATGCCGAGGCGGCTGGACGAAGGCGGGTTCGAGGCATTCGACGACGAGACCCCCGGCGATCTGTGCTATTTCCTCGGCTGGGGCAACCTTGCACTGTTTCACGACGACTACGTCTTCCGCGACGATCTGATCCGGCTGGGTCACATCGAGGGCGATGTGGCGCCCCTGCTGCACAAGGGCACCTACCCCGTGCGAATCCAGATACTCTGA
- a CDS encoding LysR family transcriptional regulator yields MGLHVPRENINDLRAFVAVAQESNFTRAAARLGVSQSALSHTIRQLEERLGVRLLTRTTRAVATTEAGQRLLDGISHHVEQIDAQIDALGTLREMPAGTVRLVSSELGISQVLWPKLQPLLRENPDIKVEITLDNGFNDIVADGFDAGVRRGEHLAKDMISARIGEPLRYIVVATPAFFESHDRPTHPRDLADLPCINFRLQSAGRNFQWEFRENGHDLRVKVDGQLAFNNIFLVLEAALAGFGCAYMSSDLAQPHLEAGRLVQVLDSFCPHFEPFHLYYPNRRQPSPAFQAVLGALRSRA; encoded by the coding sequence ATGGGGCTGCATGTGCCACGCGAGAACATCAACGACCTTCGTGCCTTCGTCGCGGTTGCGCAGGAGAGCAACTTCACCCGCGCGGCTGCACGGCTCGGCGTGTCGCAATCGGCGCTCAGTCACACGATCCGACAGCTCGAGGAACGACTGGGTGTGCGCCTTCTGACGCGGACGACGCGCGCCGTCGCGACGACCGAAGCCGGCCAGAGGCTGCTCGACGGCATCAGCCATCACGTCGAGCAGATCGACGCCCAGATCGATGCCTTGGGAACATTGCGCGAAATGCCCGCCGGCACGGTGCGCCTCGTCTCGTCCGAGCTGGGTATCTCGCAGGTGCTCTGGCCCAAGCTGCAACCGCTCCTGCGCGAGAACCCCGACATCAAGGTGGAAATCACGCTCGACAACGGGTTCAACGACATCGTGGCCGACGGGTTCGACGCGGGCGTGCGACGGGGCGAGCATCTTGCCAAGGACATGATCTCTGCCCGGATCGGCGAGCCCTTGCGCTACATCGTCGTGGCCACGCCCGCGTTCTTCGAGTCCCATGATCGGCCCACCCATCCGCGCGACCTTGCCGACCTGCCCTGCATCAATTTCCGCCTGCAATCGGCGGGCCGCAATTTCCAGTGGGAGTTCCGCGAGAACGGGCACGATCTCCGGGTGAAGGTCGACGGGCAGCTTGCCTTCAACAACATCTTCCTGGTTCTCGAGGCCGCACTCGCAGGCTTCGGCTGCGCCTACATGTCCTCTGACCTCGCGCAGCCGCATCTCGAGGCCGGCAGGCTCGTGCAGGTGCTCGACTCGTTCTGCCCGCATTTCGAACCGTTTCACCTCTATTACCCGAACCGCCGCCAGCCTTCGCCCGCCTTCCAGGCCGTGCTGGGTGCCCTGCGCAGCCGCGCCTGA
- a CDS encoding c-type cytochrome has translation MKKFLIPGLGIVVVAALAYVTLRPQSGEDRSGASTPEEGAAIVSVSLPDELSSNASLGKNAYDAVCADCHGENAAGKEGFGPPLVHKIYEPSHHGDMAFQVAAAQGVRAHHWKFGSMPPQPDVTPGDVKAIIAYVRELQRANGIE, from the coding sequence ATGAAGAAATTCCTAATTCCGGGTCTCGGCATCGTCGTGGTCGCGGCGCTCGCCTATGTCACCCTGCGACCGCAGAGCGGCGAAGACAGGTCCGGGGCAAGCACCCCCGAAGAAGGCGCCGCGATCGTGTCGGTCTCGCTGCCGGACGAGCTTTCGTCGAACGCGTCTCTTGGCAAGAACGCCTACGACGCGGTTTGCGCCGACTGCCACGGCGAGAACGCGGCGGGCAAGGAGGGCTTCGGGCCGCCACTGGTCCACAAGATCTACGAGCCCTCGCACCATGGCGACATGGCCTTCCAGGTGGCCGCGGCGCAAGGCGTCCGGGCGCACCACTGGAAGTTCGGCAGCATGCCGCCGCAGCCGGACGTGACTCCGGGCGACGTCAAGGCGATCATCGCCTATGTTCGTGAATTGCAGCGTGCAAACGGGATCGAATGA
- a CDS encoding multicopper oxidase family protein — protein MTLSLSRRAFCAGLAGAAFARPAAAQGGETLTAGVSSVQLAPPGYGQTEVWSYDGTLPGPVLRARQGARMTRRLVNALEVPTSVHWHGIRIDNAMDGVAGLTQAPVLPGDTFDYDFALPDAGTYWYHAHTNSMEQVARGLSGALIVDEPAPPDVDRDEVLLLDDWLLDPETGLFFDDFSNPMMRSHAGRMGNLLGVNGQYAMRLRAQQNERLRLRLINAANARIFVLRLQGMAGWQVALDGMPLAEPEPVTTEIVLAPAQRVDLIVDVTATEGEPAGLLHYADDDSWQALVETEVTGRGASRSREAPTALPPNPMMEVPDVTAAETREMRMEGGAMRGMASGRFEGEQLGFRELVQRGQFWALAGQVDLGEAPFARYDRDEPARIALVNDTVFPHAMHLHGMHFRTIGADGATGPMRDTVLVMPEERVEIAFRAHNPGKWLLHCHMLGHAASGMTNWIEVA, from the coding sequence ATGACACTGTCGCTTTCACGCCGCGCCTTCTGCGCGGGTCTTGCCGGCGCGGCCTTCGCCCGGCCGGCCGCCGCGCAAGGGGGTGAGACGCTCACCGCCGGCGTCAGCTCGGTTCAGCTGGCGCCTCCGGGCTACGGCCAGACCGAGGTCTGGAGCTACGACGGAACACTGCCCGGTCCGGTGCTGCGCGCACGTCAGGGCGCGCGTATGACCCGGCGGCTGGTCAATGCGCTCGAGGTGCCGACATCGGTGCACTGGCACGGCATCCGCATCGACAATGCCATGGACGGCGTCGCCGGTCTGACGCAGGCACCGGTGCTGCCCGGGGACACCTTCGACTACGACTTCGCGCTGCCCGACGCGGGCACCTACTGGTATCACGCGCACACCAATTCGATGGAGCAGGTCGCCCGCGGCCTCTCCGGTGCGCTGATCGTCGACGAGCCGGCGCCGCCCGACGTGGACCGCGACGAGGTGCTGCTGCTCGACGACTGGCTGCTCGATCCCGAAACCGGCCTGTTCTTCGATGACTTCAGCAACCCGATGATGCGGAGCCATGCCGGGCGCATGGGCAATCTCCTGGGCGTCAACGGGCAGTATGCCATGCGTCTGCGCGCGCAGCAGAACGAACGGCTGCGGCTGCGGCTCATCAATGCTGCCAACGCCCGGATCTTCGTCCTGCGGTTGCAGGGCATGGCGGGGTGGCAGGTCGCGCTCGACGGGATGCCGCTGGCCGAGCCCGAGCCGGTGACCACCGAGATCGTGCTGGCGCCGGCCCAACGGGTCGATCTCATCGTCGACGTGACCGCCACCGAGGGCGAGCCGGCCGGCCTGCTGCACTACGCCGACGATGACAGCTGGCAGGCGCTGGTCGAAACGGAGGTCACGGGGCGCGGCGCCAGCCGCAGTCGAGAGGCGCCCACCGCGCTGCCGCCGAACCCGATGATGGAGGTGCCTGACGTCACTGCGGCCGAAACGCGCGAAATGCGGATGGAAGGCGGGGCGATGCGCGGCATGGCCTCGGGCCGGTTCGAGGGGGAGCAGCTGGGCTTCCGCGAGCTTGTCCAGCGCGGGCAGTTCTGGGCGCTGGCCGGTCAGGTGGATCTCGGCGAGGCACCCTTCGCCCGCTATGACCGGGACGAACCCGCGCGGATCGCCCTGGTCAACGACACCGTCTTTCCGCATGCGATGCACCTGCACGGGATGCACTTCCGAACGATCGGGGCGGATGGCGCGACCGGACCGATGCGCGACACCGTGCTCGTGATGCCGGAAGAGCGGGTAGAGATTGCGTTCCGCGCGCACAATCCGGGCAAGTGGCTGCTGCACTGCCACATGCTCGGACACGCGGCCTCGGGCATGACGAACTGGATCGAGGTCGCTTGA
- a CDS encoding c-type cytochrome has translation MAMVTDETVLERMDGMKTMSEQLKVLGAMAKGERNFDSAAVETALARLTEEAARIPAQFEKEVIVPKSEALPEIRENREDFTEKAETLETRAVAMSVSEAADLGPALRRIGGACKSCHGDYRE, from the coding sequence ATGGCCATGGTGACCGACGAAACGGTCCTCGAACGAATGGACGGCATGAAGACGATGAGCGAGCAGCTCAAGGTTCTCGGCGCCATGGCCAAGGGAGAACGCAACTTCGACAGCGCCGCGGTGGAAACGGCGCTGGCCCGTCTGACCGAAGAGGCCGCAAGGATCCCCGCGCAGTTCGAGAAAGAGGTGATCGTTCCGAAGTCCGAGGCGCTTCCTGAAATCCGGGAGAACCGGGAGGATTTCACCGAGAAGGCTGAGACGCTCGAGACCCGGGCCGTAGCCATGAGCGTGTCGGAGGCCGCGGACCTCGGGCCTGCGCTGCGCAGGATCGGCGGCGCCTGCAAATCCTGCCACGGCGACTACCGCGAGTGA